Proteins from a genomic interval of Niabella soli DSM 19437:
- a CDS encoding peptidylprolyl isomerase, with amino-acid sequence MKTNLLIVFTAALLLGSCATGKVTRADYKKDVLLETNYGNMVLRLSDLTPLHRDNFIKLVKSKYYNGVLFHRVIKNFMIQSGDPDSRHAPGGKPLGEGGPKYTVPAEFNPELFHRKGALAAAREGDDVNPKQASSGSQFYIVQGKVWTNGGLDTLEIKRLKGRKIPAADRAVYTTVGGTPHLDQHYTVFGQLIKGNDVLDKIAAVPTSKGADKDRPVYDVRIRKATMIRRADAHR; translated from the coding sequence ATGAAAACGAATCTATTAATAGTTTTTACTGCGGCCCTGCTGCTTGGAAGTTGCGCAACCGGCAAAGTGACCCGAGCTGATTACAAAAAGGATGTGCTGCTGGAAACCAATTATGGTAATATGGTTTTGCGACTCAGTGATCTTACGCCGCTGCATCGCGATAATTTTATCAAACTGGTAAAGTCGAAGTATTACAACGGGGTATTGTTTCACCGGGTGATAAAAAATTTTATGATCCAGTCCGGTGATCCGGACAGTCGCCATGCACCCGGGGGAAAGCCTTTGGGAGAAGGCGGCCCGAAATATACGGTCCCGGCGGAATTTAATCCGGAATTGTTTCACCGGAAAGGCGCGCTGGCTGCGGCCAGAGAAGGGGATGATGTGAACCCGAAACAAGCCAGTAGCGGCAGCCAGTTCTATATTGTGCAGGGCAAGGTATGGACAAACGGAGGGCTGGACACGTTGGAAATAAAAAGATTGAAAGGAAGAAAAATTCCGGCTGCCGATCGTGCGGTATATACAACTGTTGGTGGCACGCCACACCTGGATCAACATTATACTGTCTTTGGGCAGCTAATTAAAGGGAATGATGTGTTGGATAAAATAGCTGCTGTGCCCACAAGTAAAGGGGCGGATAAGGACCGCCCGGTTTATGATGTCAGGATCCGTAAAGCAACAATGATCCGGCGTGCCGATGCCCACCGGTGA
- a CDS encoding beta-N-acetylhexosaminidase: MKKLSIALLAFFMAFAGHTQEKIAVIPEPVSLVAGTGTFTLPGKVTIGIPAKADLGHTIGLLQSKIELTGATVQKQEGSATATINLILNKSRDTKIGDEGYTLSVTANSVNIKANKPAGLFYGVQTFLQLLPPQIESKEKVSGIAWQAPVVEITDYPRVGWRGLMLDVSRHFFTVAEVKQYIDDMSRFKYNMFHFHLTDDEGWRLQIKSLPKLTEVGAWRIDRTGLFNTFSPAEPGEKKSYGGYYTQEDIKDLVQYAKERFINILPEIDVPGHSLAAIASYPELSCTEGADKYQVRFGQPIMDWSHGAPPIAMIDNTLCPANEKVYGFMDKVMTEVAQLFPFPYIHVGGDEAPHNFWEKSPQVQALMKKEQLTTIPQVQAYFEKRLEKIVNSKGKKLMGWDEILEGGISPTAALMSWRGEKYGIEASQSKHYVVMSPTQYAYIDYMQGDVSTEVPIYASLRLSKAYEFNPIPQGANAAYILGGQANLWTENVYTMRQAEYMTWPRGLAIAESVWSPADKKNWKNFAAKTEQFFKRFDEAEIKYSPAIYDPAISVQKNGTAYYVTLTPEIEGLDIYTSFDNSAPDRFYPKYTAPLLIPKDAQLLRIVTYRGKQQTGRQMSVKVEDLKKRVK; this comes from the coding sequence ATGAAAAAACTTTCGATTGCATTGCTTGCATTTTTTATGGCATTTGCCGGACATACACAGGAAAAAATAGCGGTTATACCGGAGCCCGTTTCGTTGGTTGCCGGTACAGGCACCTTTACCTTGCCGGGTAAAGTAACGATCGGCATTCCCGCAAAGGCCGATCTGGGACATACGATCGGGTTGCTGCAAAGTAAGATCGAACTTACCGGTGCAACTGTTCAAAAACAGGAGGGAAGCGCCACTGCTACCATAAATCTGATCCTGAATAAAAGCCGCGATACAAAGATCGGCGACGAGGGTTATACGCTTTCTGTAACTGCAAACAGCGTGAACATTAAGGCCAATAAGCCGGCAGGGTTATTTTATGGTGTTCAGACCTTTTTGCAGTTGCTGCCGCCTCAGATTGAAAGCAAGGAAAAAGTAAGCGGTATTGCCTGGCAGGCGCCGGTAGTGGAAATTACAGATTATCCGCGTGTGGGATGGCGGGGGCTGATGCTGGATGTGTCGCGTCACTTCTTTACCGTGGCAGAGGTTAAGCAATATATCGATGACATGTCGCGCTTTAAGTATAATATGTTTCATTTTCACCTGACGGATGATGAAGGCTGGCGGCTCCAGATCAAAAGTCTTCCCAAACTGACAGAAGTAGGCGCCTGGCGTATTGATCGTACCGGTCTGTTTAACACCTTTTCCCCTGCGGAACCGGGTGAAAAAAAATCCTATGGCGGCTACTACACGCAGGAAGATATTAAAGACCTGGTGCAATACGCAAAGGAACGGTTTATCAATATCCTTCCGGAAATTGATGTGCCGGGCCATAGTCTTGCTGCTATTGCCTCTTACCCTGAATTGTCCTGTACAGAAGGGGCCGATAAATACCAGGTGCGCTTTGGGCAGCCCATTATGGACTGGTCGCATGGGGCGCCGCCTATAGCGATGATCGATAACACCCTTTGCCCCGCCAATGAAAAAGTATATGGTTTTATGGATAAGGTGATGACGGAGGTGGCGCAATTGTTTCCCTTCCCTTATATCCATGTAGGAGGGGATGAAGCCCCGCATAATTTCTGGGAGAAAAGCCCGCAGGTACAGGCGTTGATGAAGAAAGAGCAACTAACAACCATCCCGCAGGTACAGGCTTATTTTGAAAAGCGGCTGGAAAAAATTGTCAATTCAAAAGGGAAAAAACTGATGGGCTGGGATGAGATATTAGAAGGCGGTATTTCACCCACTGCGGCGCTTATGAGCTGGCGGGGTGAAAAATATGGTATAGAAGCCTCTCAGTCTAAGCACTACGTGGTAATGAGCCCCACGCAATATGCCTATATCGATTATATGCAGGGAGATGTAAGCACCGAAGTGCCGATCTATGCTTCATTGCGGTTGTCGAAGGCTTACGAATTTAACCCGATCCCGCAGGGGGCTAATGCCGCATATATATTGGGCGGACAGGCAAACCTGTGGACGGAGAATGTATACACCATGCGGCAGGCGGAATACATGACCTGGCCCAGGGGGCTGGCAATAGCAGAGTCTGTTTGGTCGCCGGCAGATAAAAAGAACTGGAAAAACTTTGCCGCAAAAACCGAACAGTTCTTTAAACGGTTTGACGAGGCGGAAATAAAATATTCACCGGCTATCTATGATCCGGCGATCTCTGTGCAAAAAAATGGAACGGCTTATTATGTGACGCTTACACCTGAGATAGAAGGGCTGGATATTTATACCAGTTTTGATAATTCGGCGCCCGACCGGTTCTATCCCAAATATACCGCGCCCTTGCTGATTCCCAAAGATGCACAATTGCTGCGTATTGTAACGTACCGGGGCAAGCAGCAAACCGGCCGTCAGATGTCAGTGAAAGTGGAAGACCTGAAGAAGCGGGTGAAGTAA
- a CDS encoding FAD:protein FMN transferase — MSRFFKHGSVGLLLLLVVLFSFFRAASNLNPFHLSGFAQGTTYHITYYAEDSALKKFQADSIFHSLDSSLSVYKNYSLISKFNRERRGVLADKHLKAVVKKAGEVSEASGGIFDITVMPLVKLWGFGPDGKSKTDPSEQQVKAALSFVGYRKLYFKGDSLLKKDPRITIDVNGIAQGYTVDVIAAFLEAKGIKNYLVEVGGEIRVKGRKQPSGAVMKIGVESPSEEENDADPVLIKSIYVKEGAVTTSGKYRNFYKNGNKKISHLMDPRTGYSIQNEMISVTVLAKDGITADGYDNVFMGMHLKEAFAFLKKHPELECYFIYTKENGMAADTASAGFNALLHQ; from the coding sequence ATGTCTCGATTTTTCAAACACGGATCGGTTGGTTTGCTTTTGTTGCTTGTTGTATTGTTCTCTTTTTTCAGAGCTGCTTCCAACCTCAATCCTTTTCATCTAAGCGGGTTTGCACAGGGAACTACCTACCATATTACTTATTATGCTGAAGACAGCGCGCTTAAAAAGTTCCAGGCAGATAGTATCTTTCATTCGCTTGATAGCTCGTTGTCCGTTTATAAAAACTATTCGCTCATTTCAAAATTCAACCGGGAGCGCAGGGGCGTACTTGCAGACAAACACCTGAAAGCAGTTGTGAAAAAGGCCGGAGAAGTGTCTGAAGCCTCGGGCGGCATTTTTGATATTACCGTTATGCCCCTGGTAAAGCTTTGGGGTTTTGGCCCTGATGGAAAATCAAAAACAGACCCGTCGGAGCAGCAGGTAAAAGCAGCGCTGTCCTTTGTGGGGTACCGGAAACTTTATTTTAAAGGAGACAGCCTTTTGAAAAAAGATCCCCGCATTACCATTGATGTGAACGGAATTGCACAGGGATATACGGTAGATGTGATCGCAGCCTTCCTGGAAGCGAAGGGGATAAAAAATTATTTGGTTGAGGTAGGCGGGGAGATAAGAGTAAAAGGGCGGAAACAGCCGTCAGGCGCTGTTATGAAAATAGGAGTAGAAAGCCCTTCCGAAGAAGAGAATGACGCTGATCCTGTATTAATAAAATCGATTTATGTAAAAGAAGGAGCCGTGACCACCTCGGGCAAGTATCGCAATTTTTATAAGAACGGGAATAAGAAGATCTCGCATTTGATGGATCCCAGGACCGGCTATTCTATTCAAAATGAAATGATCAGTGTTACGGTACTTGCAAAAGATGGGATCACTGCCGATGGCTATGATAATGTTTTTATGGGCATGCACCTGAAGGAGGCGTTTGCCTTTTTAAAAAAACATCCGGAGCTGGAATGTTATTTTATCTATACAAAAGAGAACGGAATGGCTGCGGATACGGCTTCCGCAGGATTTAACGCTTTACTGCATCAATAA
- a CDS encoding aldose epimerase family protein yields MNQSFKLLSAVSLAISLLACNSSTTEKTTPAAGDSTSVKKTDSPESLDSSGFNGTIDGKKTALYKLTNHKGMTVAMTNYGGRIVGLWVPDKSGNATDVVIGINSAKGYQEATEAYLGATIGRYGNRIAKAKFKLDGKEYTLAANNGPNSLHGGKKGFQYVVWDAVQPNDSTLELSYTSPDMEEGFPGALKVKVTYSVTSDNALKIDYTATTDKPTIVNLTNHAYFNLNGEGSGDILGQSAQIYADKYTPVDSTLIPTGKLEPVAGTPFDFTKATAIGARIGADNEQLKFGKGYDHNFVLNGTKGAYGLTHAATFTGDQSGIVMDIYTQEPGLQFYSGNFNEGKNTLKSGAKDIHRGAFCAETQHFPDSPNQPAFPSTELKPGQTYHTVSYYKFSAK; encoded by the coding sequence ATGAACCAATCATTCAAATTGTTATCGGCGGTGTCGCTGGCCATTAGCCTTCTTGCCTGCAATAGCAGCACGACAGAAAAAACAACGCCTGCGGCCGGTGATTCAACCTCAGTAAAAAAAACGGATAGTCCTGAAAGCCTGGATAGCTCCGGATTTAACGGAACCATCGATGGTAAAAAAACTGCCCTTTATAAACTGACGAATCATAAAGGCATGACGGTGGCGATGACTAATTACGGAGGCCGTATTGTAGGATTATGGGTGCCGGATAAAAGCGGGAATGCTACGGATGTGGTGATTGGTATTAACAGTGCAAAAGGATACCAGGAGGCTACGGAAGCTTATTTAGGCGCAACTATAGGCCGTTACGGGAATCGTATAGCAAAAGCGAAATTTAAACTGGATGGCAAAGAATATACCCTGGCGGCTAACAACGGCCCTAACAGCCTGCATGGGGGTAAGAAAGGTTTTCAGTATGTGGTGTGGGACGCGGTGCAGCCTAACGACAGCACGCTGGAATTAAGTTATACCAGTCCGGATATGGAAGAAGGCTTTCCCGGCGCACTTAAAGTAAAAGTGACGTACAGCGTTACCAGCGATAATGCTTTAAAGATCGATTACACAGCTACTACCGATAAACCTACTATTGTAAATCTTACCAACCACGCTTATTTTAATTTAAATGGAGAAGGCAGCGGCGATATATTAGGGCAGAGCGCCCAGATCTATGCGGATAAATATACCCCGGTGGATTCTACGTTGATCCCAACGGGCAAACTGGAACCCGTTGCCGGTACGCCCTTTGATTTTACAAAAGCCACTGCCATCGGTGCACGCATCGGGGCTGATAATGAGCAATTGAAATTTGGTAAAGGCTATGATCACAACTTTGTACTGAACGGCACAAAAGGAGCTTATGGCCTTACACATGCCGCAACCTTTACGGGAGATCAGTCGGGGATTGTAATGGATATTTATACCCAGGAACCGGGGCTGCAGTTTTATAGCGGTAATTTTAATGAAGGGAAAAATACCTTGAAGTCAGGAGCAAAAGATATTCACCGCGGTGCTTTTTGTGCAGAGACACAACATTTCCCCGATTCGCCCAACCAGCCGGCCTTTCCCAGCACGGAGTTAAAGCCCGGACAAACCTATCATACAGTTAGTTATTACAAATTCTCAGCAAAATAA
- a CDS encoding glycoside hydrolase family 43 protein, which translates to MKVLLIVLATFYSAGGCAQQQPAIRSDFPDPAVIRANGKYYAYATNSGSAGKWSNIQVAVSGDLKNWKIVGDALPLRPVWANRDFWAPHVLYNDQLKKFVLFYAAETTDDKEGKAIGVAFSEKPEGPFTDSGRPLLVRPGFEAIDPMTFKDPQTGKYYMAWGSAFQPIRIRELRPDMAGFAGQSKAVALVQAGADKPYGRLIEGAWIDYDHGFYYLYYSGDNCCGIKAHYAVMVARAKKITGPYTRLGSVAANKSSVILEQDSFFVAPGHNAVFGDGAGNKWIAYHAIPREDFKKGSYHRFMYLNRLVYKNGWPVVIKETTVSIKPE; encoded by the coding sequence ATGAAAGTCCTGCTTATTGTTTTAGCAACTTTTTATTCGGCCGGTGGTTGTGCACAACAGCAACCAGCGATCCGCTCTGATTTTCCTGATCCTGCTGTTATCCGTGCAAATGGAAAGTACTATGCGTATGCCACCAATTCCGGCAGTGCCGGGAAATGGTCGAACATACAAGTGGCTGTTTCCGGAGATCTGAAAAACTGGAAGATAGTAGGGGATGCATTGCCCTTGCGACCGGTGTGGGCAAACCGGGATTTCTGGGCCCCTCATGTTTTGTATAATGATCAGTTAAAGAAGTTTGTACTTTTTTATGCTGCTGAAACCACGGATGATAAAGAAGGAAAAGCAATAGGGGTAGCTTTTTCGGAAAAACCGGAAGGGCCTTTTACGGATTCAGGGCGGCCATTGCTGGTGCGCCCGGGCTTTGAAGCCATAGATCCCATGACCTTTAAAGATCCGCAAACCGGGAAATATTATATGGCCTGGGGCTCTGCCTTTCAGCCCATCCGCATTCGCGAACTGAGGCCTGACATGGCGGGTTTTGCCGGTCAGTCAAAAGCCGTAGCACTGGTTCAGGCGGGTGCCGATAAGCCCTATGGAAGATTGATAGAGGGCGCCTGGATCGATTATGATCACGGCTTTTATTACCTGTATTATTCGGGAGATAATTGCTGTGGCATCAAAGCGCATTATGCTGTGATGGTGGCCCGTGCAAAAAAGATTACCGGGCCCTATACCCGGTTGGGATCCGTTGCTGCCAATAAAAGCAGTGTCATATTGGAACAGGACTCTTTCTTTGTAGCGCCGGGGCATAATGCTGTTTTCGGTGATGGAGCAGGCAATAAATGGATCGCCTATCATGCTATTCCCCGGGAAGATTTTAAGAAGGGGAGTTATCATCGCTTTATGTACCTGAACCGGTTGGTATATAAAAACGGTTGGCCTGTTGTAATAAAGGAAACGACGGTTTCAATCAAACCTGAATAA